From the Lysobacterales bacterium genome, one window contains:
- a CDS encoding acetyl-CoA carboxylase carboxyltransferase subunit alpha, which translates to MNPNILEFEKPIAELENKLRELRASSQGQSLDFESEIRKLDGKLREKTVEIFQNLSAWQIAQLARHPSRPYTLDYIGHICEEFHELAGDRAFADDAAIVGGLGRIEGKSVVIIGHQKGRDTKQKIRRNFGMPRPEGYRKALRLMQMAERFHLPLLTLIDTPGAYPGVGAEERGQSEAIARNLLEMAKLRVPIVCTVIGEGGSGGALAIGVGDRVNMLQFSTYSVITPEGCASILWRSAERAKDAAEAMGMTAARIHEHGLIDQIIPEPLGGAHRDPKTTADNLKAVVLSQIAELEKLDRDVLLTRRYEKLRGMGQYQAA; encoded by the coding sequence ATGAATCCGAACATCCTCGAATTCGAGAAGCCCATTGCCGAGCTCGAAAACAAGCTGCGCGAACTGCGCGCCAGTTCGCAGGGTCAGTCGCTCGATTTCGAATCGGAGATTCGCAAGCTCGACGGCAAGCTGCGCGAGAAAACCGTCGAGATCTTCCAGAACCTGAGCGCCTGGCAGATCGCGCAACTGGCGCGGCATCCGTCACGGCCTTACACGCTCGACTACATCGGTCATATCTGCGAGGAATTCCATGAGCTCGCCGGCGACCGCGCGTTCGCGGACGATGCCGCCATCGTCGGTGGCCTCGGCCGGATCGAGGGCAAGTCGGTCGTGATCATCGGCCACCAGAAGGGCCGCGACACCAAGCAGAAGATTCGCCGCAATTTCGGCATGCCGCGCCCCGAGGGTTACCGCAAGGCACTGCGCCTGATGCAGATGGCCGAACGCTTTCACCTGCCCCTGCTGACCCTGATCGATACACCCGGCGCCTATCCCGGCGTCGGTGCCGAGGAACGCGGCCAGTCCGAAGCCATCGCCCGCAACCTGCTGGAAATGGCCAAGCTGCGCGTGCCGATTGTCTGCACCGTGATCGGCGAAGGCGGCTCCGGCGGCGCGCTCGCGATCGGTGTCGGCGACCGCGTCAACATGCTGCAGTTCAGCACCTACTCGGTGATCACGCCCGAAGGCTGCGCCTCGATCCTGTGGCGCAGCGCCGAACGCGCCAAGGATGCCGCCGAAGCCATGGGCATGACGGCCGCACGCATCCACGAACACGGCCTGATCGACCAGATCATCCCCGAACCGCTCGGCGGCGCGCACCGCGATCCCAAGACCACCGCCGACAATCTCAAAGCGGTCGTGCTCAGTCAGATCGCCGAACTCGAAAAGCTCGACCGCGACGTCCTGCTCACCCGCCGCTACGAAAAACTCCGCGGGATGGGGCAATACCAGGCGGCGTGA
- a CDS encoding OmpA family protein, with translation MNRKHLCALIALALGAGAVSAQEYDSRWYIAPALGVSHNDNERYVDTDDTEFLSLGFGRFVAENTSLDLTLDYTPRDLGSQYHYVGNNDSYGLTASLRHYFTDWSWRPFLKVGMGLSQAHSTDQAHGYGNNDDLNPIFDVGAGLGHEFNDNVAMRTELTYRYDMDDRTIPGVDHFGDWIVSLGGTFKLGNMAAPAAAAAPDAATETPTPAPTPAPADCSTLDDDKDGVNNCDDKCPTSAAGEAVGADGCAQAIVIDLRGVNFAFDRAELTAESTAILDQAVDVLNRYPALKVEVAGHTDSVGTDAYNQGLSERRAKTVYDYLTGKGIAADRLSGPNGYGEGKPIDTNDTSEGRARNRRTELVKQQ, from the coding sequence ATGAACCGTAAGCATTTGTGTGCCCTCATTGCGCTCGCACTGGGCGCCGGCGCCGTTTCGGCGCAAGAATACGACAGCCGCTGGTATATCGCGCCGGCTCTCGGCGTGTCGCACAACGACAACGAACGTTATGTCGATACCGACGACACGGAATTCCTTTCGCTGGGGTTCGGTCGCTTCGTGGCCGAGAACACGTCGCTCGACCTGACGCTGGACTACACCCCGCGTGACCTCGGCAGCCAGTATCACTACGTCGGCAACAACGACAGCTACGGGCTGACCGCGTCGCTGCGTCACTACTTCACCGATTGGTCGTGGCGTCCGTTCCTGAAGGTGGGCATGGGCCTGTCGCAGGCGCATTCGACCGATCAGGCGCACGGTTACGGCAACAACGACGACCTGAACCCGATCTTCGATGTCGGCGCCGGTCTCGGTCACGAGTTCAACGACAACGTCGCGATGCGTACCGAACTGACCTACCGCTACGACATGGACGACCGCACCATCCCGGGCGTCGATCATTTCGGTGACTGGATCGTCTCCCTCGGCGGCACGTTCAAGCTCGGCAACATGGCCGCACCGGCCGCTGCCGCTGCACCGGACGCAGCCACCGAAACGCCGACGCCGGCACCGACCCCGGCCCCGGCCGACTGCAGCACGCTGGATGATGACAAGGATGGCGTGAACAACTGCGATGACAAGTGCCCGACTTCGGCCGCCGGCGAAGCCGTGGGTGCAGATGGTTGCGCCCAGGCCATCGTGATCGACCTGCGTGGCGTCAACTTCGCGTTCGACCGTGCGGAACTGACCGCCGAATCGACCGCGATCCTCGACCAGGCCGTCGACGTGCTGAACCGCTACCCGGCCCTCAAGGTCGAAGTCGCCGGCCACACCGACTCGGTCGGTACCGACGCCTACAACCAGGGTCTGTCGGAACGCCGCGCCAAGACCGTGTACGACTACCTCACCGGCAAGGGCATCGCCGCTGATCGTCTCTCGGGTCCGAATGGCTACGGCGAAGGCAAGCCGATCGACACCAACGACACCTCGGAAGGCCGTGCTCGCAACCGCCGCACCGAACTCGTCAAGCAGCAGTAA
- a CDS encoding LysR family transcriptional regulator — translation MFDWNDVQVYLAIARGGSLAAASRTLKVNHSTVFRRLNAFEDVLGVRLFERMASGYALTPEGESIRAEAEAVETNVHALERKIAGRDFALRGDIRITAPHGLATGFLAQYLPDFIARYPGIRVDIDASDSELDLGRREADIALRATSAPPEHLVGRRVASLCWWVYGSNSYRERMGCPVGMDDVATHRLIGATQNFQRLPVFAWLAKHVPDDAIVARAADLETMAALAREGVGLALLPSDQHLPDLQRLFPVEPRFTGELWLLTHPDLRHVARIKTFMEFLTERLHNDPRLAEPAPLP, via the coding sequence ATGTTCGACTGGAATGACGTGCAGGTGTACCTCGCGATCGCGCGCGGCGGCTCGCTGGCCGCGGCCTCGCGGACCCTCAAGGTCAATCACTCGACCGTGTTCCGTCGCCTCAACGCGTTCGAGGACGTGCTCGGGGTGCGCCTGTTCGAGCGCATGGCCAGCGGTTATGCGCTGACGCCCGAGGGCGAATCGATCCGTGCCGAGGCCGAGGCCGTCGAGACCAATGTGCATGCGCTGGAACGCAAGATCGCGGGACGCGATTTCGCGCTGCGCGGCGACATCCGGATCACCGCCCCGCACGGGCTCGCGACCGGGTTTCTGGCGCAGTACCTGCCGGATTTCATTGCCCGCTATCCGGGCATTCGCGTCGATATCGACGCATCGGATTCGGAACTCGACCTCGGTCGCCGCGAGGCCGATATTGCGCTGCGCGCCACCAGTGCGCCGCCCGAGCATCTGGTCGGTCGCCGCGTGGCGTCGCTGTGCTGGTGGGTCTACGGTTCCAACAGTTACCGCGAGCGCATGGGCTGCCCGGTCGGCATGGACGATGTCGCGACGCACCGCTTGATCGGCGCGACCCAGAACTTCCAGCGTTTGCCGGTATTCGCCTGGTTGGCCAAGCATGTGCCGGACGACGCCATCGTCGCGCGCGCCGCCGATTTGGAGACGATGGCGGCCCTGGCCCGCGAGGGCGTCGGTCTGGCGCTCTTGCCGAGCGACCAGCACTTGCCCGATCTGCAGCGCCTGTTCCCGGTCGAACCGCGTTTCACCGGAGAATTGTGGCTGTTGACGCATCCCGACTTGCGCCACGTCGCCCGCATCAAGACCTTCATGGAATTCCTGACCGAGCGCCTGCATAACGATCCGCGCCTCGCTGAACCCGCGCCATTACCGTGA
- the alaS gene encoding alanine--tRNA ligase, whose product MKSSADIRTAFIEFFKSKGHEHVPSSPLVPGNDPTLLFTNSGMVQFKDMFLGAEKRSYSRAVTAQRCVRAGGKHNDLENVGYTARHHTFFEMLGNFSFGDYFKRDAIHYAWQLLTNVYALPADKLWVTVYQTDDEAYAIWNEEVGVPAERIVRIGDNKGAPYASDNFWQMADTGPCGPCSEIFYDHGPSVAGGPPGSEEQDGDRYIEIWNLVFMQFERSADGTLTPLPKPCVDTGMGLERLTAVLQHVNSNYDIDLMKHLVEAAAKATATSDLSNPSLRVIADHIRATSFMIVDGVLPSNEGRGYVLRRIIRRALRHGHKLGCKSLFFSTLVKTLVAEMGGAYPELAQKQAQVERILKNEEERFAETLDQGMKVFEEITAKGAKQIAGDDAFKLYDTYGFPLDLTADVARERGLAVDLAGFEKAMEMQRERARAASKFDQGFAISAEQSAGLAATQFLGYAELSAKALKIERLLVANQTRSSIASGERAVVILDRTPFYAESGGQVGDTGVLRLGNAEFVVEDTIKLAGVYHGHVGALTSGSLTLGDQVVAEVDADRRGAIVLNHSATHLLHAALRQVLGEHVQQKGSMVAPDRLRFDFSHFQPVTDAELKQIETIVNTEVRRNEAAEVHHMGMQEALDFGAMALFGEKYGEHVRVLKMGEFSTELCGGTHVARTGDIGLMKITSEGGIASGVRRIEAVTGAGAMALVDTRESRLDEVSELVGASEEDVVAKLKQLLDRQKKLEKELDALKAKNANALLNELADAAPSIGGIRIVTGRVEGMDGKTLREAVEALRNKLGDCAVVLAAAADGKASLVAGVNGAGLAKLKAGELISHVASQVNGKGGGRPDMAQGGGDDIPALIPALAGVVEFARAKIG is encoded by the coding sequence ATGAAGTCCAGCGCCGACATCCGCACCGCGTTCATCGAGTTCTTCAAGTCGAAGGGGCACGAGCATGTGCCATCGAGTCCGCTGGTGCCGGGCAACGACCCGACCCTGTTGTTCACGAACTCGGGCATGGTCCAGTTCAAGGACATGTTCCTCGGCGCCGAGAAGCGCAGCTACAGCCGTGCCGTGACCGCGCAGCGCTGCGTGCGCGCCGGCGGCAAGCACAACGACCTCGAAAACGTTGGCTATACCGCGCGCCATCACACCTTCTTCGAGATGCTCGGCAACTTCAGCTTCGGCGACTATTTCAAGCGCGACGCCATCCACTACGCCTGGCAGCTGCTGACGAACGTCTACGCGCTGCCCGCCGACAAGCTCTGGGTCACGGTCTATCAGACCGACGACGAGGCCTATGCGATCTGGAACGAGGAAGTCGGTGTGCCGGCGGAGCGCATCGTGCGTATCGGCGACAACAAGGGCGCGCCTTATGCGTCCGACAATTTCTGGCAGATGGCCGACACCGGTCCCTGCGGGCCGTGCTCGGAAATCTTCTATGACCACGGTCCGTCCGTGGCCGGCGGTCCGCCCGGTTCGGAGGAGCAGGACGGCGATCGTTACATCGAGATCTGGAACCTCGTGTTCATGCAGTTCGAGCGTTCGGCCGACGGCACGCTGACGCCGTTGCCGAAGCCCTGCGTCGATACCGGCATGGGTCTGGAGCGCCTGACAGCGGTGCTGCAGCACGTCAACTCGAACTACGACATCGACCTGATGAAGCACCTGGTCGAGGCCGCGGCCAAGGCGACCGCGACCAGCGACCTGTCGAATCCGTCGCTGCGCGTCATCGCCGACCATATCCGCGCGACCAGTTTCATGATCGTCGACGGCGTGCTGCCCTCGAACGAAGGCCGCGGCTACGTGCTCCGCCGCATCATCCGCCGCGCGCTGCGCCACGGCCACAAGCTCGGCTGCAAGTCGCTGTTCTTCTCGACGCTGGTGAAAACCCTGGTCGCGGAGATGGGCGGCGCCTACCCGGAACTTGCACAGAAGCAGGCCCAGGTCGAGCGCATCCTCAAGAACGAGGAAGAACGCTTCGCCGAAACCCTGGACCAGGGCATGAAGGTGTTCGAGGAGATCACTGCGAAGGGTGCGAAGCAGATTGCCGGCGACGATGCATTCAAGCTCTACGATACCTACGGCTTCCCGCTTGACCTGACCGCCGATGTCGCGCGTGAGCGTGGGCTGGCGGTCGACCTGGCCGGATTCGAGAAAGCGATGGAGATGCAGCGCGAGCGTGCGCGCGCCGCCAGCAAGTTCGATCAGGGCTTCGCCATTTCGGCGGAACAGTCGGCGGGCCTCGCGGCGACACAGTTCCTTGGCTATGCCGAGCTGAGCGCGAAGGCGTTGAAGATCGAGCGCCTGCTGGTCGCGAACCAGACGCGGTCATCGATCGCCAGCGGCGAACGTGCCGTGGTGATCCTCGATCGCACCCCGTTCTACGCCGAGTCGGGCGGACAGGTTGGCGACACCGGCGTGCTGCGTCTCGGCAATGCCGAGTTCGTGGTCGAGGACACGATCAAGCTGGCGGGCGTCTATCACGGCCATGTCGGTGCCTTGACCAGCGGGTCGTTGACGCTCGGCGATCAGGTCGTGGCCGAGGTGGATGCCGATCGTCGCGGTGCGATCGTGCTGAACCACTCGGCGACGCATCTGCTGCACGCGGCGCTGCGCCAGGTGCTCGGTGAACACGTGCAGCAGAAGGGCTCGATGGTCGCGCCCGACCGCCTGCGCTTCGACTTCTCGCATTTCCAGCCGGTGACCGATGCCGAACTAAAGCAGATCGAGACCATCGTCAACACCGAAGTGCGCCGCAACGAAGCCGCCGAAGTGCACCACATGGGCATGCAGGAAGCGCTCGATTTCGGCGCCATGGCCCTGTTCGGCGAAAAATACGGCGAACACGTGCGGGTGCTGAAGATGGGCGAGTTCTCGACCGAACTCTGTGGCGGCACACACGTGGCGCGCACGGGCGACATCGGCCTGATGAAGATCACCTCGGAAGGCGGTATCGCGTCCGGCGTGCGCCGTATCGAAGCGGTGACCGGTGCCGGTGCGATGGCGCTGGTCGATACCCGCGAGTCACGCCTGGACGAAGTGTCCGAACTGGTCGGTGCCAGCGAGGAAGACGTCGTCGCCAAGCTCAAGCAGCTGCTGGATCGTCAGAAGAAGCTGGAAAAGGAACTCGACGCGCTGAAGGCGAAGAACGCGAACGCGCTGTTGAACGAACTGGCCGACGCGGCGCCGAGCATCGGTGGCATCCGCATCGTCACCGGGCGCGTCGAGGGCATGGACGGGAAGACGCTGCGCGAGGCGGTCGAGGCCCTGCGCAACAAACTCGGCGACTGCGCGGTCGTGCTGGCCGCTGCAGCGGACGGCAAGGCCTCGCTGGTCGCTGGCGTGAACGGTGCGGGACTGGCCAAGCTCAAGGCGGGAGAACTGATTTCCCATGTCGCGAGCCAGGTCAACGGCAAAGGCGGCGGTCGCCCGGACATGGCCCAGGGCGGCGGTGACGACATCCCGGCGCTGATTCCGGCGCTGGCGGGTGTCGTAGAGTTCGCCCGGGCCAAGATCGGCTGA